From Streptomyces sp. CMB-StM0423, a single genomic window includes:
- a CDS encoding ABC transporter ATP-binding protein: MSTPAALDRREAERPAGVAARAGGLTKTYGSGETAVVALDAVDVEIHRARFTAVMGPSGSGKSTLMHCLAGLDTVTSGRIWLGDEEITGLGERELTRLRRDRIGFMFQSFNLLPTLNALENITLPMDIAGRKPDPGWLDRVVDTLGLRDRLDHRPSQLSGGQQQRVACARALASRPELIFADEPTGNLDSRSGFEVLGFLREAVDQLAQTVVMVTHDPGAAAHSDLVLFLADGRIVDEMPEPTAEAVLERMKRFDGIRKS, encoded by the coding sequence TTGTCCACACCGGCGGCACTCGACAGACGCGAAGCGGAACGGCCCGCCGGGGTCGCGGCCCGCGCCGGCGGGCTGACGAAGACGTACGGCAGCGGCGAGACGGCCGTCGTGGCGCTGGACGCGGTGGACGTGGAGATCCACCGGGCCCGCTTCACCGCGGTCATGGGCCCGTCCGGGTCCGGGAAGTCCACGCTGATGCACTGCCTCGCCGGGCTCGACACGGTGACGTCCGGGCGGATCTGGCTGGGCGACGAGGAGATCACGGGGCTGGGCGAGCGGGAGCTGACGCGGCTGCGCCGCGACCGGATCGGCTTCATGTTCCAGTCCTTCAACCTGCTGCCCACGCTGAACGCCCTGGAGAACATCACGCTGCCGATGGACATCGCGGGCCGCAAACCCGACCCCGGGTGGCTGGACCGGGTGGTCGACACGCTCGGCCTGCGCGACCGGCTCGACCACCGGCCCTCCCAGCTCTCCGGCGGCCAGCAGCAGCGGGTGGCGTGCGCGCGGGCGCTGGCCTCCCGGCCCGAGCTGATCTTCGCCGACGAGCCGACGGGCAACCTCGACTCGCGCTCCGGCTTCGAGGTGCTGGGCTTCCTGCGGGAGGCCGTGGACCAGTTGGCGCAGACCGTGGTGATGGTGACCCACGACCCGGGCGCCGCCGCCCACTCCGACCTGGTGCTCTTCCTGGCCGACGGGCGGATCGTGGACGAGATGCCGGAGCCGACGGCCGAGGCGGTACTGGAGCGCATGAAGCGCTTCGACGGCATCAGGAAGAGCTGA
- a CDS encoding class I SAM-dependent methyltransferase, which translates to MPSPTRAAQDAVYHPYFARFYARLSVAADEHGGVAELRKELLTGLSGRVVEIGAGNGLNFAHYPPAVSEVVAIEPERHLRQLAAEAALRAAVRVDVLPGTAEELPVGSGSCDAAVASLVLCSVADVPRSLGELRRVLRPGGELRFYEHGQAGGRVMRAVQRAADRTVWPLLLGGCHSGRDVLGELTAAGFTLGPYRRVRMPEKGPPTPASYHVLGTALRG; encoded by the coding sequence ATGCCCTCACCGACGCGCGCGGCGCAGGACGCCGTGTACCACCCGTACTTCGCGCGCTTCTACGCCCGCCTCAGCGTCGCCGCCGACGAGCACGGCGGGGTCGCCGAGCTGCGCAAGGAGCTGCTGACCGGCCTGTCCGGCCGGGTCGTGGAGATCGGCGCGGGCAACGGGCTGAACTTCGCGCACTACCCGCCCGCCGTCTCCGAGGTAGTCGCGATCGAGCCGGAGCGGCACCTGCGGCAACTCGCCGCGGAGGCGGCGCTGCGGGCGGCCGTACGGGTGGACGTACTGCCGGGGACGGCGGAGGAGCTGCCGGTCGGGAGCGGGTCGTGCGACGCCGCCGTCGCCTCGCTGGTGCTCTGCTCGGTCGCGGACGTGCCGCGGTCGCTCGGCGAGCTGCGCCGGGTGCTGCGTCCCGGCGGCGAGCTGCGGTTCTACGAGCACGGGCAGGCCGGCGGGCGGGTGATGCGGGCGGTGCAGCGGGCGGCGGACCGCACGGTGTGGCCGCTGCTGCTCGGCGGCTGCCACTCCGGTCGCGACGTGCTCGGCGAGCTGACCGCCGCCGGGTTCACGCTGGGCCCGTACCGGCGGGTGCGGATGCCGGAGAAGGGGCCGCCGACCCCGGCCTCGTACCACGTCCTGGGCACTGCGCTTCGCGGCTGA
- the bioD gene encoding dethiobiotin synthase produces MGSVLVVTGTSTGVGKTVVTAAVAAAALARGRSVAVLKPAQTGVAEGEPGDADEAARLVPGIRAVELARFPEPLAPATAARRAGLPPLRAADAAGMVEKLGHDHDLVLVEGAGGLLVRLDDAGGTLAEVARLVAAPVLVVAAAGLGTLNATELTTEALRRRGLACPGAVVGSWPAAPDLAARCNLADLPATARVPLLGAVPEGAGGYGPETFCAAAPGWLAPALGGHWDADGFRAREAPGGSGRGQSH; encoded by the coding sequence ATGGGCAGCGTGCTCGTGGTCACCGGCACCTCGACCGGTGTGGGCAAGACGGTCGTCACCGCCGCGGTGGCCGCCGCGGCGCTGGCGCGGGGCCGCTCGGTGGCCGTGCTCAAGCCGGCCCAGACCGGCGTGGCGGAAGGCGAGCCCGGGGACGCCGACGAGGCGGCGCGCCTCGTCCCGGGCATACGGGCGGTGGAGCTGGCCCGCTTCCCCGAGCCGCTGGCCCCGGCGACGGCCGCCCGGCGCGCGGGGCTGCCGCCGCTGAGGGCGGCGGACGCGGCGGGGATGGTGGAGAAGCTGGGGCACGACCACGACCTGGTGCTGGTGGAGGGCGCGGGCGGGCTGCTGGTGCGGCTGGACGACGCGGGCGGCACACTGGCGGAGGTGGCGCGGCTGGTGGCGGCGCCGGTGCTGGTCGTGGCCGCCGCCGGGCTCGGCACGCTGAACGCCACCGAGCTGACCACGGAGGCGCTGCGCCGCCGCGGCCTGGCGTGCCCGGGCGCGGTGGTGGGCAGTTGGCCGGCGGCGCCGGACCTGGCGGCCCGGTGCAACCTGGCGGACCTGCCGGCCACGGCGCGGGTGCCGCTGCTGGGCGCGGTGCCGGAGGGCGCCGGCGGGTACGGCCCGGAGACCTTCTGCGCCGCCGCCCCGGGGTGGCTGGCGCCGGCGCTCGGCGGGCACTGGGACGCGGACGGCTTCCGCGCCCGGGAGGCCCCGGGCGGGTCCGGGAGGGGACAATCGCACTGA
- a CDS encoding adenosylmethionine--8-amino-7-oxononanoate transaminase, which yields MPEPLPPRRLLDLDREHVWHPYGPMPGRQEPLVVDSAEGVRLRLAQPAWGVDELVDGMSSWWSAIHGYRHPALDAAARGQLERMSHVMFGGLTHEPAVRLAARLVEVTPEPLEHVFLSDSGSVSVEVAVKMCLQYWRSRGLPGKRRLMTWRGGYHGDTWQPMSVCDPEGGMHELWSGVLPRQLFAGVPPAGFDAPVDGAYERELRDLVARHADDLAAVIVEPVVQGAGGMRFTAPGYLRVLREACDAHGVLLVFDEIATGFGRTGAFFAADHAGVTPDVMCVGKALTGGYLSMAATLCTPEVAEGISRGEVPVLAHGPTFMGNPLASAVALASLDLLADDGWRQDVKRIESGLREGLAGAAELPGVRDVRVLGAIGVVQLDHDVDMAAVTRAAVGAGVWLRPFRDLIYTMPPYVTGDADLARICAAVRAAAAAG from the coding sequence ATGCCTGAGCCGTTGCCGCCGCGGCGGCTGCTCGACCTGGACCGCGAGCATGTCTGGCATCCCTACGGGCCCATGCCGGGCCGGCAGGAGCCGCTGGTCGTCGACTCCGCCGAGGGCGTACGCCTGCGGCTTGCACAGCCGGCGTGGGGCGTGGACGAGCTGGTCGACGGGATGTCGTCGTGGTGGTCCGCGATCCACGGCTACCGCCACCCGGCGCTCGACGCCGCCGCCCGCGGGCAGTTGGAGCGGATGAGCCACGTGATGTTCGGCGGGCTCACCCACGAGCCGGCGGTGCGGCTCGCGGCGCGGCTGGTGGAGGTCACGCCGGAGCCGCTGGAGCACGTGTTCCTCAGCGACTCGGGCTCGGTGTCGGTCGAGGTCGCGGTCAAGATGTGCCTGCAGTACTGGCGTTCGCGCGGCCTGCCGGGCAAGCGCAGGCTGATGACCTGGCGCGGCGGCTACCACGGTGACACCTGGCAGCCGATGTCGGTCTGCGACCCGGAGGGCGGCATGCACGAGCTGTGGTCCGGCGTGCTGCCGCGGCAGTTGTTCGCCGGCGTGCCGCCCGCGGGCTTCGACGCGCCGGTGGACGGGGCGTACGAGCGCGAGCTGCGCGACCTCGTGGCGCGGCACGCGGACGACTTGGCCGCGGTGATCGTGGAGCCGGTCGTGCAGGGCGCGGGCGGGATGCGCTTCACCGCGCCGGGCTATCTGCGGGTGCTGCGCGAGGCGTGCGACGCACACGGCGTGCTGCTGGTGTTCGACGAGATCGCTACCGGCTTCGGCCGCACCGGCGCGTTCTTCGCCGCGGACCACGCGGGCGTCACCCCGGATGTGATGTGCGTCGGCAAGGCGCTGACCGGCGGCTATCTGTCGATGGCCGCGACATTGTGCACACCGGAGGTCGCCGAGGGCATCTCGCGGGGCGAGGTTCCGGTGCTCGCCCACGGGCCGACGTTCATGGGCAACCCGCTCGCCTCGGCCGTCGCCCTGGCCTCGCTCGACCTGCTGGCCGACGACGGCTGGCGGCAGGACGTCAAGCGCATCGAGAGCGGGCTGCGGGAGGGGCTGGCCGGGGCGGCGGAGCTGCCGGGGGTGCGGGACGTACGGGTGCTGGGCGCCATCGGCGTCGTACAACTGGACCACGACGTGGACATGGCCGCGGTCACCCGGGCCGCGGTCGGGGCCGGGGTGTGGCTGCGCCCGTTCCGGGACCTGATCTACACCATGCCGCCGTACGTGACAGGGGACGCCGACCTCGCCCGGATCTGCGCCGCCGTGCGCGCCGCGGCGGCGGCCGGCTGA
- the bioB gene encoding biotin synthase BioB, whose protein sequence is MDLLSTLVDKGLRREAPTRDEALAVLRTPDEDVLDVVAAAGKVRREFFGRRVKLNYLVNLKSGLCPEDCSYCSQRLGSEAGILKYTWLKADQAAEAAAAGVAGGAKRVCLVASGRGPTDRDVDRVSETIAAIKEQNGGVEVCACLGLLSDGQAERLKAAGADAYNHNLNTSEATYADICSTHGYEDRVQTVQQAQAAGMSACSGLIAGMGESDEDLVDVVFALRALDPDSVPVNFLIPFEGTPLAGEWDLTPQRCLKILAMVRFVCPDVEVRLAAGREIHLRTLQPLALHLANSVFLGDYLTSEGQAGKADLEMIADAGFEVEEAGRTTLPPHRAADGPAPGAGPAGCSSTAADEQPREARTDLVAVRRRGAGTELPPNA, encoded by the coding sequence ATGGACCTGCTTTCGACGCTGGTGGACAAGGGGCTGCGGCGCGAGGCGCCCACCCGGGACGAGGCGCTGGCCGTGCTGCGCACCCCGGACGAGGACGTGCTCGACGTCGTCGCCGCGGCCGGGAAGGTGCGCCGGGAGTTCTTCGGCCGCCGGGTGAAGCTCAACTACCTGGTCAACCTCAAGTCGGGGCTCTGCCCCGAGGACTGCTCGTACTGCTCGCAGCGGCTGGGTTCCGAGGCGGGGATCCTCAAGTACACGTGGCTGAAGGCCGACCAGGCGGCCGAGGCCGCGGCGGCCGGGGTGGCGGGCGGCGCCAAGCGCGTCTGCCTGGTCGCCAGCGGGCGCGGGCCCACGGACCGGGACGTCGACCGGGTCTCGGAGACCATCGCCGCCATCAAGGAGCAGAACGGCGGCGTGGAGGTGTGCGCCTGCCTCGGGCTGCTCTCCGACGGCCAGGCGGAGCGGCTGAAGGCGGCGGGGGCGGACGCGTACAACCACAACCTCAACACCTCCGAGGCGACATACGCGGACATCTGCTCCACGCACGGCTACGAGGACCGGGTGCAGACCGTGCAGCAGGCGCAGGCGGCCGGGATGTCGGCCTGCTCCGGGCTGATCGCGGGCATGGGCGAGAGCGACGAGGACCTGGTGGACGTGGTCTTCGCGCTGCGCGCGCTGGACCCGGACTCGGTGCCGGTGAACTTCCTCATCCCGTTCGAGGGCACGCCGCTGGCCGGGGAGTGGGATCTCACGCCGCAGCGCTGTCTGAAGATCCTCGCCATGGTGCGATTCGTCTGTCCTGACGTGGAGGTGCGGCTCGCGGCCGGCCGGGAGATCCATCTGCGGACGCTCCAGCCGCTGGCGCTGCACCTGGCCAACTCGGTGTTCCTGGGCGACTACCTGACCAGCGAGGGGCAGGCGGGCAAGGCGGACCTGGAGATGATCGCGGACGCCGGGTTCGAGGTGGAGGAGGCGGGGAGGACGACGCTGCCGCCGCACCGGGCGGCGGACGGGCCGGCTCCGGGCGCCGGACCCGCCGGCTGCTCGTCCACGGCCGCGGACGAGCAGCCGCGGGAGGCGCGTACGGACCTCGTGGCCGTACGCCGCCGCGGCGCCGGTACGGAACTGCCGCCCAATGCCTGA
- a CDS encoding 8-amino-7-oxononanoate synthase, which translates to MPRHAFDWIDAQAEERRRAGLVRALRPRAHDARLLDLCGNDYLGLARHPEVTAAAAAAARRWGAGATGSRLVSGTTALHAELEAELAAFCGFEAALVFSSGYAANLAAVTALSDRGTLVVSDAGNHASLIDGCRLSRADVAVVPHADADAVAKALDGFAGRALAVSDGVFSVDGDAADLPALAAVCRSYGAGLLVDDAHGLGVLGPGGRGALHAAGLAGAADVVATVTLSKALGSQGGAVLGPARVIEHLVNTARTFIFDTGLAPAAAGAALAALRLLRREPERAAAVRRVAAALHGGLTAAGLTAVRPDAAVVSVRAPAPEAAVAWAAACREAGVAVGCFRPPSVPDGISRLRLTARADLAEDQVATAIGTVVRTAPAPAAPERTAPAV; encoded by the coding sequence ATGCCCCGTCACGCCTTCGACTGGATCGACGCGCAGGCCGAGGAGCGGCGGCGCGCCGGCCTCGTACGCGCCCTGCGCCCCCGCGCGCACGACGCCCGACTGCTCGACCTGTGCGGCAACGACTACCTCGGCCTCGCCCGCCACCCCGAGGTCACCGCCGCCGCGGCCGCCGCGGCCCGCCGCTGGGGCGCGGGCGCCACCGGATCCCGGCTCGTCAGCGGCACCACCGCGCTGCACGCGGAGCTGGAGGCCGAACTCGCCGCCTTCTGCGGCTTCGAGGCCGCGCTCGTCTTCTCCTCGGGGTACGCGGCAAACCTCGCCGCCGTCACCGCTTTGAGCGACCGCGGCACCCTTGTGGTCTCGGACGCGGGCAACCACGCCTCGCTCATCGACGGCTGCCGGCTCTCCCGGGCCGACGTCGCCGTCGTCCCGCACGCCGACGCCGACGCGGTCGCCAAGGCCCTCGACGGCTTCGCCGGGCGCGCGCTGGCGGTCTCCGACGGGGTCTTCTCCGTCGACGGCGACGCCGCCGACCTGCCGGCGCTGGCGGCCGTCTGCCGCTCGTACGGTGCCGGGCTGCTGGTGGACGACGCCCACGGACTCGGCGTCCTCGGGCCCGGCGGGCGCGGCGCCCTGCACGCGGCGGGGCTGGCGGGCGCGGCCGACGTCGTCGCCACCGTCACGCTGTCCAAGGCGCTGGGCAGCCAGGGCGGCGCGGTGCTGGGTCCCGCGCGGGTGATCGAGCACCTGGTCAACACCGCCCGCACCTTCATCTTCGACACCGGCCTCGCCCCCGCCGCCGCGGGCGCCGCCCTCGCCGCGCTGCGGCTGCTGCGCCGCGAGCCGGAGCGGGCGGCGGCGGTCCGGCGGGTGGCGGCGGCGCTGCACGGCGGGCTGACGGCCGCCGGGCTGACGGCCGTACGCCCCGACGCGGCGGTGGTGTCGGTACGGGCCCCGGCGCCCGAGGCGGCCGTGGCGTGGGCGGCGGCGTGCCGCGAGGCGGGGGTGGCGGTCGGCTGCTTCCGCCCCCCGTCGGTGCCCGACGGCATCTCGCGGCTGCGCCTGACCGCCCGTGCGGACCTCGCGGAGGATCAGGTCGCTACCGCGATCGGGACGGTCGTACGCACCGCGCCCGCGCCCGCGGCCCCGGAGCGCACGGCGCCCGCGGTCTAG
- a CDS encoding IS481 family transposase, translated as MPHRNAPLTETGRLRLARCVVEDGWPLRRAAERFQVSPTTAQRWADRYRACGEAGMADRSSRPRRCPRRTPTRTERRIIKVRVLRRWGPARIAHLLGLIPSTVHRVLTRYRLARLTHLDRATGRVIRRYERDRPGELVHVDIKKLGNIPDGGGHKVLGRQAGRKTRKNAGYSYLHTAVDDHSRLAYSEIHTDEKKETATAFWTRAHAFFTDCGITVERVLTDNGACYKSHTWRDALADAGITHKRTRPYRPQTNGKVERLNRTLLDEWAYAKPYRSEQERRDAFPTWLHTYNHHRGHTALKGQPPATRVPNLSGQYT; from the coding sequence ATGCCACACCGTAATGCACCCCTGACCGAGACTGGCCGGCTGCGTCTGGCCCGCTGCGTGGTCGAGGACGGCTGGCCCCTGCGCCGTGCTGCCGAGCGCTTCCAGGTATCGCCGACCACCGCACAGCGGTGGGCCGACCGCTACCGCGCGTGTGGTGAGGCGGGCATGGCCGACCGCTCCAGCCGCCCCCGCCGCTGCCCGCGCCGGACCCCGACCCGCACCGAGCGCCGGATCATCAAGGTCCGCGTCCTGCGCCGCTGGGGACCAGCCCGCATCGCCCACCTGCTCGGTCTGATCCCCTCGACCGTGCACCGCGTACTGACCCGCTACCGCCTGGCCCGCCTGACCCACCTGGACCGGGCCACCGGCCGCGTCATCCGCCGCTACGAACGCGACCGCCCCGGCGAACTGGTGCACGTCGACATCAAGAAGCTCGGCAACATCCCCGACGGCGGCGGCCACAAGGTCCTGGGCCGGCAAGCCGGCCGCAAGACCCGCAAGAACGCCGGCTACAGCTACCTCCACACCGCCGTCGACGACCACTCCCGCCTCGCCTACAGCGAAATCCACACCGACGAGAAGAAGGAGACCGCCACCGCCTTCTGGACCCGCGCCCACGCCTTCTTCACCGACTGCGGCATCACCGTCGAGCGCGTACTGACCGACAACGGCGCCTGCTACAAGTCGCACACCTGGCGCGATGCACTCGCCGACGCAGGGATCACTCACAAGCGAACCCGGCCCTACCGGCCACAGACCAACGGCAAGGTCGAACGCCTCAACCGCACCCTGCTCGACGAGTGGGCCTACGCAAAGCCCTACCGATCAGAACAGGAACGACGCGACGCCTTCCCCACATGGCTGCACACCTACAATCACCACCGCGGACACACCGCCCTGAAGGGCCAACCACCCGCCACCCGCGTCCCCAACCTCTCCGGGCAATACACCTAG
- a CDS encoding DUF397 domain-containing protein → MTSMPRYVSSSTALDDLRWRRSSHSTGANNCVETAYPVGPESAGLLAVRDSTHVEGPALLFRAEAWRAFVAAVKDGEFAGGARVAYA, encoded by the coding sequence ATGACCTCAATGCCTCGGTACGTCTCCTCCAGTACGGCACTCGACGACCTCCGCTGGCGGCGCAGTTCGCACAGTACGGGGGCGAACAACTGCGTCGAGACCGCCTATCCCGTGGGGCCGGAATCCGCCGGGCTGCTCGCCGTGCGGGACTCCACCCATGTGGAAGGGCCGGCGCTGCTGTTCCGGGCCGAGGCGTGGCGGGCGTTCGTCGCGGCGGTCAAGGACGGCGAGTTCGCCGGGGGCGCTCGGGTCGCGTACGCCTAG
- a CDS encoding helix-turn-helix domain-containing protein, which translates to MRNEPAVRRAKLGAELRRLRGRAGLTSGKAAALVGWHQSKISRIETGTSAAKAADVARLLDAYGVTEPELRTLLETLATAPREGREDRWWSEYRELLPAAYRDFISLEAEAATVRTLETSVVPGLLQTRRYALAVTRAAVAGAAPREVESLVEVRIARQAVLRGARPPHLHAVLDEAVLRRHVGGPGVMAEQLRHLGRMGALPHVRVQILPFAAGEHVGLTGPFVIFSYSRSSDLDVVVVDHLMSSLHLERKEDLRAYETAFASLQACALSHEESLSFIAALGAGAKEAP; encoded by the coding sequence ATGCGCAATGAGCCGGCGGTACGCCGCGCCAAGCTGGGCGCGGAGCTGCGCAGGCTGCGCGGCAGAGCCGGGCTGACCAGCGGGAAGGCGGCGGCGCTGGTCGGCTGGCACCAGTCGAAGATCAGCCGGATAGAGACGGGCACGTCGGCGGCCAAGGCCGCGGACGTCGCCCGGCTGCTCGACGCCTACGGCGTCACCGAGCCGGAGCTGCGCACACTGCTGGAGACGCTGGCCACGGCGCCGCGCGAGGGTCGCGAAGACCGCTGGTGGAGCGAGTACCGGGAGCTGCTGCCGGCCGCGTACCGGGACTTCATCAGCCTGGAGGCGGAGGCGGCCACGGTGCGCACGCTGGAGACGTCGGTGGTCCCGGGGCTGCTCCAGACGCGGCGGTACGCGCTGGCGGTGACCCGCGCGGCCGTCGCGGGCGCGGCGCCGCGGGAGGTGGAGTCGCTGGTGGAGGTGCGGATAGCCCGGCAGGCGGTGCTGCGCGGGGCGCGCCCGCCGCACCTGCACGCGGTGCTCGACGAGGCGGTGCTGCGGCGGCACGTGGGCGGTCCCGGGGTGATGGCGGAGCAGTTGCGGCACTTGGGGCGGATGGGGGCGCTTCCGCACGTACGCGTCCAGATTCTGCCCTTTGCCGCCGGCGAACACGTGGGCCTCACCGGACCTTTCGTTATCTTCTCTTATTCGCGCAGTTCTGATCTCGACGTGGTCGTTGTCGACCATTTGATGAGTAGCCTTCACCTCGAAAGGAAAGAAGACTTACGGGCGTATGAGACCGCCTTTGCTTCGCTGCAGGCATGCGCCCTTTCGCACGAGGAGTCCCTGTCGTTCATAGCCGCGCTCGGCGCGGGCGCAAAGGAGGCACCATGA